Proteins from a genomic interval of Bifidobacterium longum subsp. infantis ATCC 15697 = JCM 1222 = DSM 20088:
- the dapC gene encoding succinyldiaminopimelate transaminase: MGFHAYSSPYDWSRIAGFKTTAKTVPGGMIDLSVGSPVDPVPSSVQQALVAGADAPNAHGYPVTAGTADLKAAIDTWFRELRGVDLKSINAAAVPTVGSKEAVALMASLLHLGEGDVVVQPAVSYPTYEIGTQLAGATVVKVDDVTDVDSWVNIPNVKAIWINSPCNPSGEVISADWLTDIVAAARRIGAVVLSDECYALMDWRSARRNTAASYAPAASASAASVPAAPVAESNEPASDTAFSLSATPCALNPHVCEGSAAGILVLYSLSKQSNMAGYRTALIAGDYRLVKEMAECRKQIGQIIPGPVQAAMAAGLKDTAAVHEQWGRYRRRLSALVDALKAYGYSAQMPSGALYVWVKAKSGDCWADMAELAKIGIIPSPGEFYGAPAYLRFSATATDEAIRSACERLTA, from the coding sequence ATGGGCTTCCACGCATATTCGTCGCCATACGACTGGTCTCGTATCGCCGGCTTCAAAACCACCGCCAAAACCGTGCCGGGTGGCATGATCGACCTGTCCGTAGGCTCACCCGTGGACCCGGTGCCGAGCAGTGTCCAGCAGGCGCTGGTTGCCGGCGCAGACGCCCCCAACGCCCATGGATACCCGGTCACCGCCGGCACCGCCGACCTTAAGGCCGCTATCGATACATGGTTCCGCGAACTGCGCGGGGTGGATCTGAAATCCATCAACGCTGCCGCCGTACCCACCGTGGGTTCCAAGGAGGCCGTGGCGCTGATGGCCAGCCTGCTGCACCTTGGCGAAGGCGATGTGGTCGTCCAACCGGCTGTCTCCTACCCGACTTACGAAATCGGTACCCAACTTGCCGGCGCCACCGTGGTCAAAGTCGATGATGTGACCGACGTCGATTCCTGGGTGAATATTCCGAACGTCAAGGCCATCTGGATCAACTCGCCGTGTAATCCCTCCGGCGAGGTCATCTCCGCTGACTGGCTGACCGACATCGTGGCTGCTGCCCGTCGCATCGGTGCCGTGGTGCTCTCCGACGAATGCTATGCGTTAATGGACTGGCGTTCGGCGCGCCGCAATACAGCCGCGTCCTATGCGCCTGCCGCGTCTGCATCTGCCGCGTCTGTGCCTGCCGCACCGGTGGCCGAATCCAACGAGCCCGCCTCCGATACCGCATTCAGTCTCTCCGCCACGCCATGTGCCCTGAATCCACATGTGTGTGAAGGTTCGGCAGCTGGCATCCTGGTGCTCTACTCGCTGTCCAAGCAGTCCAACATGGCCGGCTACCGTACGGCTCTGATTGCCGGCGATTACCGGCTAGTCAAGGAAATGGCCGAATGCCGCAAGCAGATCGGCCAGATTATCCCCGGCCCGGTGCAGGCCGCCATGGCCGCAGGTCTGAAGGACACAGCCGCTGTACACGAGCAATGGGGGCGTTACCGTCGCCGCCTATCCGCGCTGGTTGACGCACTGAAGGCATATGGCTATTCGGCACAAATGCCCTCCGGCGCGCTGTACGTATGGGTCAAGGCCAAGTCCGGCGACTGCTGGGCCGATATGGCCGAGCTCGCCAAGATCGGCATCATCCCCAGCCCCGGCGAATTCTACGGCGCTCCCGCCTACCTGCGTTTCTCCGCCACCGCCACCGACGAGGCCATCCGCTCCGCCTGCGAACGTCTCACGGCGTAA
- a CDS encoding amino acid permease has product MQLFRTKSVEQTIAETGEEGRKLKRNLTWWDLSIMGVAVAVGAGIFSVGAQAAAFHAGPAVIISFLIAGIVCGAAVMCYAEFASMIPVAGSAYTFTYTTVGEIMAWIVGWDLILEMLMAGSVISKYWGVYLNDFMRLMGWNANTNLTFGSFHIDIAPIIIVAFFTTLLVFGTKIGARVDGAMTVLKIAIVFFVVIVGFFYVKASNFTPFIPPSQPASTVEGSSAVTGLMTQPLWQFATGMTPSVYGVPGILSGAALVFFAFIGFDVVATASEETKNPHKNVPLGIGVGMLLIIVMYMLVAVVTTGMVSYADLAKQDSPSLATAFELVGADWAAKIISFGIVLGLATVVMVLLLGLTRIVFAMSRDGLLPRGLSKTGKHGTPAALQIVVGAVVALVAAFFDIGVLSDMVNIGTLSAFTLVAISIPIMRKKRPDLPRAFKMPGNPWIPILIAVANFWLMLNLSVLTWIRFVVWLVVGVAIYFGYGYWHARLGKGDLTETLSAETDKAVNG; this is encoded by the coding sequence ATGCAACTGTTCCGTACGAAATCCGTCGAACAGACCATTGCCGAAACGGGTGAAGAGGGCCGCAAGCTCAAGCGCAACCTGACTTGGTGGGATCTGTCAATCATGGGCGTGGCCGTAGCCGTGGGTGCCGGCATCTTCTCGGTGGGCGCGCAGGCCGCCGCCTTCCACGCCGGCCCGGCCGTGATCATCAGCTTCCTGATCGCCGGCATCGTGTGCGGCGCAGCCGTGATGTGCTACGCCGAATTCGCTTCGATGATTCCGGTGGCCGGCTCCGCCTACACCTTCACCTACACCACGGTCGGCGAGATCATGGCCTGGATCGTCGGCTGGGATCTGATCCTGGAGATGCTGATGGCCGGCTCCGTGATTTCCAAGTATTGGGGCGTATACCTCAACGATTTCATGCGCCTGATGGGCTGGAACGCCAACACCAACCTGACGTTCGGCTCCTTCCATATCGATATCGCCCCGATTATCATCGTGGCGTTCTTTACCACGCTGCTCGTATTCGGCACCAAGATCGGCGCCCGCGTGGACGGTGCTATGACCGTGCTCAAGATCGCCATCGTGTTCTTTGTGGTGATCGTCGGCTTCTTCTACGTCAAGGCCTCCAACTTCACCCCGTTCATTCCGCCGAGCCAGCCGGCCTCCACCGTGGAAGGCTCCTCCGCCGTCACTGGTTTGATGACCCAGCCGCTGTGGCAGTTCGCCACCGGCATGACCCCATCCGTGTACGGCGTGCCCGGCATCCTCTCGGGCGCGGCACTCGTGTTCTTCGCGTTCATCGGCTTCGACGTGGTGGCCACCGCTTCCGAGGAGACCAAGAACCCGCACAAGAACGTGCCGCTCGGCATCGGCGTGGGCATGCTGCTCATCATCGTCATGTACATGCTCGTGGCCGTGGTGACCACCGGCATGGTCTCCTATGCCGATCTCGCCAAGCAAGACAGCCCCTCGCTGGCCACCGCCTTCGAACTGGTGGGCGCCGACTGGGCCGCCAAGATCATCAGCTTCGGCATCGTGCTGGGCCTGGCCACCGTGGTTATGGTGCTGTTGCTCGGCCTGACCCGTATCGTCTTCGCCATGAGCCGCGATGGTCTGCTGCCGCGCGGTCTGTCCAAGACCGGCAAGCATGGCACCCCGGCCGCTCTGCAGATCGTCGTCGGCGCGGTGGTGGCGCTCGTGGCCGCCTTCTTCGACATCGGCGTGCTCTCCGACATGGTCAACATCGGCACCCTGTCCGCCTTCACGCTGGTGGCCATCTCCATCCCGATTATGCGCAAGAAGCGCCCCGACCTGCCGCGTGCCTTCAAGATGCCCGGCAACCCGTGGATTCCGATCCTCATCGCCGTGGCCAACTTCTGGTTGATGCTCAACCTGTCCGTACTCACCTGGATTCGTTTCGTGGTGTGGCTCGTGGTCGGCGTCGCCATCTACTTCGGCTACGGCTACTGGCATGCGCGCCTCGGCAAGGGCGACCTGACCGAAACGCTGTCCGCCGAAACCGATAAGGCCGTTAACGGCTGA
- the rpmG gene encoding 50S ribosomal protein L33, whose protein sequence is MAKSADIRPGITLACTECKERNYITTKNRRNTPDRLELKKFCPRCGKQTVHRETR, encoded by the coding sequence ATGGCTAAGAGCGCCGACATCCGTCCGGGCATCACGCTGGCCTGCACCGAGTGCAAGGAGCGTAACTACATTACGACTAAGAACCGTCGTAACACGCCCGACCGTCTTGAGCTCAAGAAGTTCTGCCCGCGCTGCGGCAAGCAGACCGTGCACCGCGAGACTCGTTGA
- a CDS encoding D-2-hydroxyacid dehydrogenase family protein, with amino-acid sequence MTEIYETQSERTDLPLVVMPSVLDAMIEPIKAQFPALHDVARVRMFEEFTSDEATIAERLKDADALLVGGYHISDDLLHAISEQGHVKCIVFCGTGVASYINLDKARELKIRVCNAEHYGDHAVAEHTFALLFELIRRVGQLDKDVKAGNWAWAGGDGLQLAGRRMGIIGLGGIGATVSGIARAFGMEVAAWNSHVPPEHFERSGATPVDDLNELIETSDVISVHLPLNNATCGIVTAENLAHVKPGTLFINTARSEVIESGALLARLQKGDVPAALDVFDHEPLTADDAICHVPGIVLTPHVGWRTDGAFKELTRQMIACLTAYFAGEDYNVVVSER; translated from the coding sequence ATGACCGAGATCTACGAAACCCAGAGCGAACGCACCGATCTGCCCCTCGTCGTGATGCCGTCCGTGCTCGACGCGATGATCGAGCCCATCAAGGCCCAGTTCCCCGCGCTCCACGACGTTGCCCGCGTGCGTATGTTCGAGGAATTCACGTCCGACGAGGCGACCATAGCCGAGCGTCTGAAGGATGCCGACGCCCTGCTGGTGGGCGGCTACCACATTTCGGATGATCTGCTGCACGCCATCAGCGAGCAGGGGCACGTCAAGTGCATCGTGTTCTGCGGTACCGGCGTCGCCAGCTACATCAATCTCGATAAGGCGCGCGAGCTGAAGATCCGCGTCTGCAACGCCGAACATTATGGCGATCACGCCGTGGCCGAGCACACCTTCGCCCTTCTGTTCGAGCTCATCCGCCGCGTTGGCCAACTCGATAAGGACGTCAAGGCCGGCAACTGGGCGTGGGCCGGCGGCGATGGACTGCAACTCGCCGGCCGTCGCATGGGCATCATCGGACTGGGCGGCATCGGCGCCACCGTGTCCGGCATCGCCCGCGCCTTCGGCATGGAGGTCGCCGCATGGAATTCGCATGTGCCGCCCGAACATTTCGAACGCTCCGGCGCCACTCCGGTCGACGATCTCAACGAGCTCATCGAAACCAGCGACGTCATCTCCGTCCATCTGCCGCTGAACAACGCCACGTGCGGCATCGTCACCGCCGAGAACCTTGCGCATGTGAAGCCCGGCACCCTGTTCATCAATACCGCCCGCTCCGAAGTCATCGAATCCGGTGCGCTGCTTGCCCGACTGCAAAAGGGCGATGTTCCCGCCGCACTCGACGTGTTCGACCACGAGCCGCTGACTGCCGACGACGCCATCTGCCATGTGCCCGGCATCGTCCTGACCCCGCACGTCGGCTGGCGTACCGACGGCGCGTTCAAGGAGCTCACCCGCCAGATGATCGCCTGCCTGACCGCCTACTTCGCCGGCGAGGACTATAACGTCGTCGTCTCCGAACGCTGA
- the dinB gene encoding DNA polymerase IV produces MSTAPRLEAAKRDWGHDETGCTVLHIDMDAFYASLEVARNPGLKGKPVIIGTGPRAVVSAASYEARRYGINSAMPAARAHQLCPNGVFLPVDMAYYRMMSHRIMHEVFLTVTDRFEQVSVDEGYMDVSTALLEWGRPSAIGAWIRAQVAERFHVTCSVGIACNKLVAKMASTNAKPDGMLLIPAARSAEFVQMMPLRGIPGIGPSLEKRLNAWGVHSVAELAQLDETALTRATGSPAAARGLWAASHGLDSRKITTVREEKSIGSEETLAEDTRDMRVVCGLLRSACDEVASTLRRKGLVARTLTVKLRFADLSYQTRSFTMERPTDTAGVLYPECVRQLKVMLGLPASAESATPLPKTIRLAGMSTSSLSEAAATAVQPSLDDMLEEAANARGQTSQARLHDAEAALDAVRRKFGSKAAQFGA; encoded by the coding sequence ATGAGCACCGCACCGAGACTTGAGGCCGCCAAACGCGATTGGGGTCACGACGAGACCGGATGCACCGTGCTGCATATCGACATGGATGCCTTCTATGCCTCATTGGAGGTGGCGCGCAACCCCGGGCTCAAAGGCAAGCCGGTGATCATCGGCACCGGGCCGCGCGCGGTGGTGTCCGCCGCGAGCTACGAAGCCCGGAGATACGGCATCAATTCGGCGATGCCGGCCGCGCGCGCCCATCAGTTGTGCCCGAACGGCGTCTTTCTGCCGGTGGATATGGCGTATTACCGCATGATGTCGCACCGAATCATGCACGAGGTGTTTTTGACCGTCACCGACCGGTTCGAGCAGGTTTCGGTGGACGAGGGCTATATGGATGTGTCCACCGCACTGCTGGAGTGGGGGCGACCGAGCGCGATCGGCGCGTGGATTCGCGCTCAGGTGGCCGAGCGCTTCCACGTGACGTGTTCAGTGGGTATCGCCTGTAACAAGCTGGTGGCCAAAATGGCCTCGACCAATGCCAAGCCGGACGGCATGCTGCTGATTCCGGCGGCCCGCTCGGCTGAGTTCGTGCAGATGATGCCATTGCGTGGCATTCCGGGCATCGGGCCGTCTTTGGAGAAGCGGCTTAATGCTTGGGGCGTGCATTCGGTGGCTGAATTGGCTCAGCTGGATGAGACTGCATTGACTCGTGCCACTGGCTCCCCGGCTGCGGCACGTGGATTATGGGCGGCCTCGCACGGGTTGGATTCCCGCAAAATTACCACGGTGCGCGAGGAGAAATCCATTGGGTCCGAGGAAACCTTGGCCGAGGATACACGCGATATGCGCGTGGTGTGTGGGCTACTGCGTTCGGCCTGCGACGAAGTAGCCAGCACGCTGCGGCGCAAGGGGCTGGTGGCGCGCACGCTGACGGTGAAGTTGCGGTTCGCCGACCTGAGCTATCAGACCCGGTCTTTTACGATGGAGCGGCCGACCGATACGGCCGGCGTGCTGTACCCGGAATGCGTGCGGCAGCTGAAAGTCATGCTGGGGCTACCGGCCTCGGCGGAGTCTGCCACTCCCCTGCCCAAAACTATTCGCTTGGCCGGTATGAGCACGTCTTCGCTCAGCGAGGCGGCGGCTACGGCCGTGCAGCCTTCACTGGATGACATGCTTGAAGAGGCCGCCAATGCCCGCGGCCAGACCTCACAGGCACGTTTGCATGATGCCGAGGCCGCACTGGACGCTGTGCGCCGCAAATTTGGCAGCAAGGCCGCCCAGTTTGGGGCGTGA
- the malQ gene encoding 4-alpha-glucanotransferase yields the protein MSEITESEERLARPLIRLAKLVGVGTSYVGMSHDYHEIDDDVLIEVLAALGIDASSENAQLIAIRRILNERYSRLVAPTVLHIAGSEDRVLVNTGILDVPSASITLENGEPYQGTVEVGPGDGSQAYDLDGTFISNAAVVIPADLPIGYHTLHVKVADRVQDATLISAPDRVDLLDPMKGGSLWGWMAQLYSIRSSNSWGVGDYEDLKTMLVDAKQKTGADFVLINPVHAAEPVSPLTPSPYLPVSRRLINFTYIRPEAIVEYATLSEGDKNAVDGLHADTEPLNGDSQLIDRDAMWRSKMHALWIIFKAGRTAERQSAFDQFKADYGSDLEAYATWCLCYDKWGAPNGEESNWERKFNRNSPEIANLRKQYPDTLDFYRWLEWIAAEQLSSAQQTAKDAGMHIGIMSDMAVGVHPSGADVWWNPERFAKGATVGAPPDMFNQQGQNWSQPPLSPINLEATGYETYRNMVHGMFARAGAVRIDHILGLFRLWWIPENRSAMDGAYVYYDSDIMLGVLAIEASRAGGVVVGEDLGVVPDHVADSLSSHGILGCAVEWFEQRDGVFRAPSQWRPYALASVNTHDLPPTAGYLEYEHVKIRERLGLLTGPVEEFEASAKTEQDAMLAMLVEQGYLDADFAEHREDHEADIVDALYRALKGSPCKLLAASITDAVGEKRAQNQPGTNNEYPNWRIPLADAKGNVVPLETLFDTPGAQRFAQIFNS from the coding sequence ATGAGTGAGATTACCGAGAGTGAAGAGCGTCTGGCCCGTCCGTTGATTCGACTGGCCAAGTTGGTCGGTGTCGGCACGAGTTATGTGGGCATGAGCCATGACTACCACGAGATAGACGATGACGTCCTGATCGAGGTGCTGGCAGCGCTGGGCATCGACGCCTCCAGCGAGAACGCCCAACTCATCGCCATCCGACGCATTCTGAACGAGCGTTACTCCCGATTGGTGGCACCCACCGTGCTGCATATCGCCGGTAGCGAGGACCGGGTGCTGGTGAACACCGGTATTCTGGACGTGCCTTCGGCGAGCATCACGCTGGAGAATGGCGAGCCATATCAGGGCACCGTTGAAGTTGGTCCTGGAGATGGATCCCAGGCCTACGACTTGGATGGCACGTTCATTTCGAATGCGGCTGTGGTCATTCCCGCCGATCTGCCGATCGGTTACCATACACTGCATGTCAAGGTCGCCGACCGTGTGCAAGACGCCACTTTGATCAGTGCGCCTGATCGCGTCGATCTGCTTGACCCGATGAAGGGCGGCAGTCTGTGGGGCTGGATGGCCCAGCTGTACTCGATTCGCTCATCCAACTCCTGGGGCGTGGGCGATTACGAGGATCTGAAGACCATGCTGGTGGATGCCAAGCAGAAGACCGGTGCCGACTTCGTGCTCATCAATCCGGTGCATGCCGCCGAGCCGGTGTCCCCGCTCACCCCGTCGCCGTATCTGCCGGTAAGCCGTCGCCTGATCAACTTCACGTACATCCGCCCCGAGGCGATCGTCGAATATGCCACGCTCAGCGAGGGCGACAAGAACGCCGTCGACGGGCTGCATGCCGATACCGAACCGCTGAACGGTGATTCCCAGCTCATCGACCGTGACGCCATGTGGCGCAGCAAGATGCACGCCCTGTGGATTATCTTCAAGGCCGGCCGCACCGCCGAACGCCAAAGCGCGTTCGACCAATTCAAGGCGGACTACGGTTCCGACTTGGAGGCGTATGCCACGTGGTGCCTGTGCTACGACAAGTGGGGGGCGCCCAACGGCGAGGAGAGCAACTGGGAGCGCAAGTTCAACCGCAACTCCCCGGAAATCGCCAATCTGCGCAAGCAGTACCCGGACACTTTGGACTTCTACCGCTGGCTGGAATGGATTGCCGCCGAGCAGCTGTCCTCCGCCCAGCAGACAGCCAAGGACGCCGGCATGCATATCGGCATCATGTCCGATATGGCCGTCGGCGTGCACCCCTCCGGCGCTGACGTGTGGTGGAATCCCGAGCGCTTCGCCAAGGGAGCCACGGTCGGCGCACCGCCGGACATGTTCAACCAGCAAGGCCAGAACTGGAGCCAGCCGCCGCTGAGCCCGATCAATCTGGAGGCCACCGGCTACGAGACCTACCGCAATATGGTGCATGGCATGTTCGCCCGTGCCGGTGCGGTGCGCATCGACCACATCCTTGGCCTGTTCCGCCTGTGGTGGATTCCCGAGAACCGTTCGGCTATGGATGGCGCTTACGTGTACTACGACTCAGACATCATGCTGGGCGTTCTGGCCATCGAGGCCTCTCGTGCCGGCGGCGTGGTCGTAGGTGAGGACCTCGGCGTGGTGCCGGACCATGTGGCCGATTCCCTGTCGAGCCACGGTATTCTCGGTTGCGCCGTTGAATGGTTCGAGCAGCGCGACGGCGTGTTCCGCGCCCCCTCCCAGTGGCGTCCGTACGCATTGGCCTCCGTGAATACGCACGATCTGCCGCCGACCGCCGGTTACCTGGAATACGAGCACGTCAAGATTCGTGAGCGTCTGGGCTTGCTGACCGGCCCGGTCGAGGAATTCGAAGCCTCCGCAAAGACCGAGCAGGATGCGATGCTGGCCATGCTGGTCGAGCAGGGCTATCTTGATGCCGACTTCGCCGAACATCGTGAGGATCACGAGGCGGATATCGTCGACGCGCTGTACCGCGCACTGAAGGGTTCGCCGTGCAAGCTGCTCGCCGCCTCGATCACCGACGCGGTGGGGGAGAAGCGTGCGCAGAACCAGCCGGGCACTAACAACGAATACCCGAACTGGCGCATCCCGCTGGCCGACGCCAAGGGCAACGTGGTACCGCTCGAAACCCTCTTCGACACCCCCGGCGCCCAACGCTTCGCCCAGATCTTCAATTCCTGA
- a CDS encoding UDP-N-acetylmuramate dehydrogenase, with the protein MTSFADITTMGVGGPIAHFIEPTTRVGLIEAVEDADSKGLPLVVIGGGSNLLVSDRPFDGVVVRDARRLITVPDEAAPVEGEDRTVHVNAEAGANWDDFVAFTVELGLEGVEGLSGIPGTVGASVVQNIGAYGQEVATSVESVEVWDRDTKTTRDLTPADLRFGYRCSALKASMYAGPGQPADRFFPTPRYVVLSVTFALTHSAEGTVGYGQLAKALGVEVGDRMATADIRKAVLAVRAAKGMLEDPTRYALPDMATAKHEANILTDLERLASLNEAAGIPVGDDGLPAPDYNRHSCGSFFMNPILTADQAAALPEDAPRFDATLPDGTPGTKTSAAWLIDHAGCHKGYKVDADAPASLSTQHTLALTNRGGASAADIAALARAVQQAVKSAFGVDLVPEPVCVGVL; encoded by the coding sequence ATGACAAGCTTTGCAGACATCACCACCATGGGCGTGGGCGGACCCATCGCCCATTTCATCGAGCCGACCACGCGCGTGGGGCTCATCGAAGCCGTGGAGGATGCCGATTCCAAAGGCCTGCCTCTGGTCGTCATCGGTGGCGGGTCCAACCTGCTTGTTTCCGATAGGCCTTTCGACGGCGTGGTGGTTCGAGACGCCCGACGCCTCATCACCGTGCCGGACGAAGCCGCGCCGGTAGAGGGCGAGGATCGCACCGTGCATGTCAATGCCGAGGCCGGTGCCAATTGGGATGATTTCGTGGCCTTCACCGTAGAGCTCGGGCTCGAGGGCGTCGAGGGACTGTCCGGCATTCCCGGCACAGTCGGCGCTTCCGTGGTGCAGAACATTGGCGCCTACGGGCAGGAAGTCGCCACTTCGGTCGAATCGGTGGAAGTCTGGGATCGAGACACCAAAACCACGCGCGACCTCACGCCAGCCGATCTTCGATTCGGCTATCGATGCTCCGCACTGAAGGCCAGCATGTACGCCGGTCCCGGCCAGCCGGCCGACCGATTCTTCCCGACGCCACGTTACGTGGTGCTCTCCGTCACCTTTGCCCTGACCCACTCGGCCGAAGGCACGGTAGGTTACGGACAGCTCGCCAAAGCGCTCGGCGTCGAAGTGGGCGACCGTATGGCCACCGCCGACATCCGCAAAGCCGTGCTCGCAGTACGTGCCGCCAAAGGCATGCTTGAGGACCCCACTCGCTACGCCTTGCCCGACATGGCCACCGCCAAGCACGAGGCCAATATCCTGACCGATCTGGAGCGTCTGGCCTCCCTCAATGAGGCCGCCGGCATTCCCGTTGGCGATGACGGCCTGCCTGCTCCCGACTACAATCGCCACAGCTGCGGCTCGTTCTTTATGAATCCGATTCTGACCGCCGACCAAGCGGCGGCCCTGCCCGAAGATGCGCCGAGGTTTGACGCGACTCTGCCCGACGGCACTCCCGGCACCAAGACGTCCGCTGCCTGGCTCATCGACCATGCCGGCTGCCATAAGGGATATAAGGTCGATGCGGACGCGCCGGCCAGTCTATCCACGCAGCACACGCTGGCCTTGACCAATCGTGGGGGAGCGAGCGCGGCCGATATCGCAGCTTTGGCGCGCGCGGTTCAGCAGGCAGTCAAGAGCGCGTTCGGAGTGGACTTGGTGCCCGAACCGGTCTGCGTCGGTGTGCTGTAA
- a CDS encoding PLP-dependent transferase, whose protein sequence is MPYDPSALAIDKHLESLDVVRFVEYPGLESHPHHEVAVSQLVRPDSGFGGVLSFGLDTDHDGHNRFVSKLNVITSAVSLSHDESPIVFLGEDDERQYLCTRLSSTAASSVWPWVWRIRTI, encoded by the coding sequence GTGCCCTACGACCCCTCGGCCTTGGCGATTGACAAGCATCTCGAATCGCTGGATGTGGTGCGTTTCGTGGAGTACCCCGGTCTGGAATCGCACCCGCACCACGAGGTGGCGGTCAGCCAGCTGGTCCGCCCGGACTCCGGGTTCGGCGGCGTGCTGTCGTTCGGCCTCGACACCGATCATGACGGGCACAACCGGTTCGTTTCCAAGCTCAATGTGATTACGTCGGCCGTGTCGCTCAGCCATGACGAATCGCCGATCGTGTTCCTCGGCGAGGATGACGAGCGCCAATACCTGTGTACCCGTCTGAGTTCCACCGCGGCTTCTTCCGTCTGGCCGTGGGTCTGGAGGATACGGACGATTTGA
- a CDS encoding AbrB family transcriptional regulator, which yields MTKLGIMTDENTTSQQTQPTEAATETATDTDAQQQDQGAQAAAESAAPVDFEPLTATYERLRHSNDPAELSEFARRPLPDRADQAAFSRATALLEAVAGNPHTPVADRVFLADTMPFPNVLVKLSEDPEPSVRQAVAANGDDKNWLVGRLTKDPVPEVRDTALKNKRTSWKMRLEGAQDPTADAETLDFLGVLGTESEEGAPAVLSSMVRRAVALNPNTSEAMLAKLANDPSAEVRHAVESRR from the coding sequence ATGACTAAGCTGGGCATCATGACCGACGAGAACACCACCAGCCAGCAGACCCAGCCCACCGAGGCCGCAACTGAGACTGCAACCGACACGGACGCCCAGCAGCAGGACCAAGGCGCGCAGGCCGCAGCCGAGTCCGCCGCTCCGGTGGATTTCGAACCGCTGACCGCTACATACGAGCGTCTGCGTCATTCCAACGACCCGGCCGAACTGTCCGAATTCGCCCGTCGGCCGTTGCCTGACCGTGCCGATCAGGCGGCGTTCTCCCGCGCCACCGCACTTTTGGAGGCTGTGGCCGGCAACCCGCACACCCCGGTGGCCGATCGCGTGTTCCTCGCCGACACCATGCCGTTCCCGAACGTATTGGTCAAACTCTCCGAAGACCCCGAACCGTCCGTGCGTCAAGCCGTGGCCGCCAACGGGGACGACAAGAATTGGCTGGTCGGCCGCCTGACCAAGGACCCGGTGCCCGAGGTCCGGGATACGGCGTTGAAAAACAAGCGCACCAGCTGGAAGATGCGGCTTGAGGGCGCGCAGGACCCCACTGCGGATGCGGAGACATTGGATTTCTTGGGCGTACTTGGCACCGAATCCGAAGAGGGAGCACCGGCGGTGCTTTCCTCGATGGTCCGCCGTGCCGTGGCGCTGAATCCCAATACGTCCGAAGCGATGCTTGCCAAGTTGGCCAACGACCCCTCGGCCGAAGTGCGGCACGCCGTGGAAAGCCGCCGCTAA
- the fdxA gene encoding ferredoxin — protein MPYVIAQPCVDVKDKACVDECPVDCIYEGSRSLYINPNECVDCGACEPVCPTEAIFYEDDLPDEWAWYKDAAINFFAEVGDLGGASANGPIGKDPEQVAALPPQNQ, from the coding sequence ATGCCATATGTGATCGCTCAGCCTTGCGTGGATGTCAAGGACAAGGCTTGCGTGGACGAGTGCCCCGTCGACTGCATCTACGAGGGTTCCCGCTCGCTGTACATCAACCCCAACGAGTGCGTCGACTGCGGTGCATGCGAACCGGTGTGCCCCACCGAGGCCATCTTCTATGAGGATGATCTGCCGGACGAGTGGGCTTGGTACAAGGATGCCGCTATCAACTTCTTCGCTGAAGTCGGCGATTTGGGCGGCGCTTCCGCCAATGGCCCAATCGGCAAAGACCCGGAACAGGTCGCCGCGCTGCCGCCGCAGAACCAGTAA
- a CDS encoding IMPACT family protein, which yields MQTILNTPDDPAHDSLVEKKSEFIGDAAHVDTLDEALAFVAAIREQHPKARHVAYAAVCGGADGRLSERMSDDGEPSGTAGKPILDVLKQSGTTDCVVAVTRYFGGILLGSGGLVRAYSSAASLAMKAARAARIMTAKRYRVRLEYPQLARFQQILAQLGGSQEDESYAANVELTAVVPQDDCARFEERVREAFNAAVVPDPIDVVNIPVPLA from the coding sequence ATGCAGACGATTCTCAACACGCCCGACGATCCCGCCCACGATTCGCTCGTCGAAAAAAAGTCCGAATTCATCGGCGACGCCGCCCATGTCGATACGCTCGACGAGGCGCTCGCGTTCGTGGCCGCGATCCGTGAGCAGCATCCGAAAGCCCGACACGTGGCGTATGCCGCCGTGTGCGGAGGCGCGGATGGGCGACTATCCGAACGCATGAGCGATGACGGCGAGCCGTCCGGTACCGCCGGCAAGCCGATTCTCGACGTACTCAAGCAGTCCGGCACCACCGATTGCGTGGTTGCCGTCACCAGATATTTCGGTGGTATTCTGCTGGGCTCCGGTGGTCTGGTCCGCGCGTACTCATCCGCCGCATCATTGGCGATGAAAGCCGCCCGCGCCGCCCGCATCATGACCGCCAAGCGATACCGGGTTCGCCTCGAATACCCGCAGTTGGCCCGATTCCAGCAGATTCTGGCGCAGCTCGGTGGCAGTCAGGAGGATGAATCGTATGCGGCGAACGTCGAGTTGACCGCGGTGGTGCCGCAGGATGATTGCGCGCGATTCGAGGAGCGTGTGCGGGAAGCGTTCAATGCCGCGGTGGTGCCGGATCCGATTGACGTGGTCAACATTCCGGTTCCGCTCGCGTGA